TTGCCGATGCTGGGAATCTGCATAATTTTGTAAAGAGTTTGTTGTCAAGAGATAAAAAAGATGCTACTGTTTCCTTTTCTTACCTTTAACAAAtccaataagaaaaataaataaataaataaaaccagaaCCAAAACCTGTCTGCGGCTTTTAGTAGCTATCCCATTGATTCCTGAAGTAATGAAATGGGTCTTAGATGtaatagtttttattttattttatcaggaGTATGTGTTTTCATAAAAACAGCAGGGAACTGTGGCTTGAAGTAGAAGTTATACAAAAGCAAGTAAATGGTACATTTGTTTAGGACTATTTTCAGCCATGGGTACACATGTAGTTCTGTAGTGAGCACTCACGTCACCAGTGTATATCATCTCTGTAAGTGGATAGTTAGCAACCCTTTGACTGTGTTGTATGTTGGAGGAAGAATGGAAAAGAGACTTAAGTGTGTTCAGTGCTTATTATTGTCTGAATAGGAAGAGAATAAATGTACTGGTTATGGCACCACAGAGAAGCCAGTGAGGATGGATCTTAAAGCTGGTCTGAAAAGCTTGAAATTAATAAGCACAAACTAAAACGATTGACGTTTTTTAGTTTGTGAGGATTTTTCATCTATCAACCAAGAAATGTCTTAAACCttcattctttctaatggccagcagggggcgactcctgtAGTTACATAGTGTTGTATATTAGTCTGTGGGGAAATGGCTCATCTATGATCTTCAAAACGTTTTTAAACGTGTTTATGGTCTAAATATCTAACTTGAAGTGTTACTGGATGGAAAAAGATCAAAATCGTGTTTATGCTGATTACATTCAGTGGCATGTGCCAATATTTTTGTGACTCGTGGTCATGCACCTCTTGATTTTTGTAATCTGGTCCATTAACCCTAAAATGCAGCTGTGTTGAATGCACAAATGTACCATTGTATTGGTTTTTATGGCTGTTTTAATGGTATATCAGTACAGAATCTcagagatatatagatatactgAAGAAGATACTGCAACAATTTGAAAAGATGAGACTttgtggaaaacatttaaaaaacaaaacccaaacacttTGCAATGTCTTTGCTTCCAGTTTTGACTTCTTCGCTTCCTATATCAGCGCTGATGTGGCGGCACTGTCTGAGTGGTGACCTCTATCGTACAGGAGAATAATGCACCTTAACAGCAAGCATAAATAGAAGtgactgtgtgatgatgtaaagcATGCAAAGCACAGTCGGCAGTCCAAAGATCtgcatggggttaggttaattggtgattctaaatcgGTCATAGGTGTGAGCATGAACGATTGTCTCTCACTCTGTGTTGGCCCCGTGAGAGAGTAGCGACCTGCCCAGGCTGTGCCCGACCTTttaccctatgacagctgggacaggctccagcccCACTGTGATCCTAAACTGGCTAACCGGAAACGGATGGATGGGAAAGACATGATGTTTTTGTACATATTGGTCCCAATTAGAGTCATGTTGTGTCTGGTGTTAAAACACCAAGATGCTGACGGCTGAAAAGCACTCAGCTTGAGGCTTCACAGACGTCACAGTGGTTACGGTTGTCTTACATCTACAGCCTATTCacaggacacaaacacaaactgttatttCATGGCACTTAACCAAGTGCACCTTTTCGCATTGCGTGCCCGCTTAAAGGTTATAAAATGCACCGCATCTTCTTGTTACGCTGCACAGATGAAGTTTAGTAAGTCACAACGCTGACGTTTTCATTACAAATTTGCCACATTTATGCGAAGTGACAGTGAGAGTTACACAAACTCGAGCAACTTTTACGTAATGAGAAAAGAGAGAACGCCCGCGAGACACGACACCCACATGACTCATTATCAGCTTGTTCACACACCGTACCGACCGCGTTACCTTTGGAATTAACTTGTTGCCGGTTATCCGTGGGAGCTGTTGACAGTGAAGGGCAAATATAGATCTATTGGCATCCTCGTGTCCTTTAACATGATGTTATGGATGAGGTTCTGCTCCCGAATGCCAGCAAAGCCTGAGGGCCACCCAGAGCTCAGTCTGGATGGAGAGCACAACAGCAAAAACCAGCAGCGGTGTTAATGTGACAGCCAGTAGCAGCTGTTAAGGTGGAGAGGTgagactgaaaaaagccaaatgaGATCCTTTTTGCTAATGAGGCCTAggcatttctctctctctctctctctctctttcagctgCAACAGTGTTATCGGTATGCACCTCGTTCTGCTTCCTCTCAGTTCCACAACAGCTCCAAGGATTCAGCCTCAAACATAGCAATTCAGCTAAAACACTACTCAAATACCACTGGTATGCCAGCAGTCAAttccagcattttttttccttcagaatGGAGCAGAATTAATGAATATCAAAATGCGTGGCTTAAAACATGCAGACTTTGTTTTCCTCGCAGTAGAATTAATGCGGCTGCTATCTCTGCTGTATGTGTTACCATTTCAGCTCTTCACCTGCTGTTTAGGGCTCCTAAACACTCTGTTGGAAATTAGTTGTGTTCATTGACGCTGACAAACCAATCAATATGGTGAACTATTTCTTAAACAAACGCGGACAGGTCTTAAGTTAATTGTCGAGTCAATCGATGAGGGGTAATCTCACCTTTTCTGTTTAACGAAATAGGCCGCGGATGTCAACTCTTAGACGAGCCCGTCAGACGGAGCTCGGCGTCGAGCTAAGCCGAGCATTTGGTGGGAGTAGGGAAATGAATGGAAGTAGGCCACTGAATGCAGCAAAGCATCGTAGCGGGCATTTGAATTTCAAGGCGGTGCGGTAAATCAAGTTAAGcaggagacaaaaacaaaaacattgacTACAGCTTTTCAGAAATTTGCAGTGTGTGCAGCGTCAGCAGTTGATCCTGGGATTTTCCTTAACTTCAGCTGTTGTATATTGACTCCTGGCAGTGCTGAAAACTATAAGGAAAGAGATGTGCTTCTActtctgatttaaaaacaaaaaacagagagacagagctttAGAGGGAAACTTTTAATGCTCCTCTTTGCAAAAGCTGGCCACTGCAGTCAGCTCTAGCAAAGGAAATTTGTCTTTCCAGACTGATATTATGTTctattttcaaatcaaatcttCCCTTTGTACAGCTGACTGGGattcatttaagaaaaaaaatctagacATTGATCCTGATTCGCCCTAAGAGCTTACGAGCTTACGAGATTCAAGTTGTTGGAGGTTTTTTTGaccatttttcttttactttatcACCGCTGAGCCCGATTGATGCAGGGAAGTGTTACAGTATGAAGCAGCATCGATTTCCTACAACGGCCCCATGAATGCTCCCTGTCCTGATGATCCAATTCACTGATCCTGCAGGCTTGCATCACACTCAGCGGGGTGTTCGACAGACATGATGAAGCAGTGCTCTGAAGTGAATTTCTTGCCCTGTTCTCGAGGCTAAATGAGACAAAAGCCACACCTTggataaaaagtgacaaaatgcCGAGCACATAACCCcagtttcattttctctttccaGATGGACTGGCTCACACCTGAGATGTGAAGTGTGTTATGTGAGCCAAGGTGTTTTCCCACCTCGCTGGTGGTGGGGAGAGATGCTGCACTCCGTTGCCATGACAGCAGAAGTTCTCTTTGTTCTTGGGTTCCTGATGATGAGCGGCGCTCTGTGTAATCCTATCGCGACCTTACCGGTGAGCCAAGAGCGTCTGGAAAGGGTGTTGACCCAAGCTAGGGAGGACAAACATCAGGACAAGCAGACTGCAGAGGAGCCGCTGGGATACATGGCCCAGGAACAGCCGCAGGAAATCAATGCTGTAGGGCCCAACAGGACTGCCAGGTCAAACCTCAGCTCTCAGGCGCGAGGATCTAAAGGCGAGAATTCCCAGGAGCTGTGGAGCGAACAGGACAGCCTGAACCAAATAGACGAAGCTCCGACCAGTGACGTCACCCTCTCCCTGGACGCCATCGATGAGTACGCGTACCCAGACTACAGGGGGAAAGGCTGCATGGATGAGAGCGGCTTTGTTTTTGCCATCGGCGAGCAGTTCACCCCGGGCCCTTCAACGTGCCCTTGCCTCTGCACAGATGAAGGCCCTCTGTGCTCCAAGCCAGAATGTCCCAAGGTCCACCCTCGCTGCATCAAAGTGGACACTAGCCAGTGCTGCCCGCAGTGCAAGGAGAAAAAGAACTACTGTGAGTTTCGGGGCAAGATCTATGCTTCGCTAGAAGAGTTTAAGGTGAGCCCATTAACTGCATTCACTCATTTTTGACATGCTCCAACTTGAAAGAAGTGCTGACAGAACACTCCCTCGCCATGAGTGGAGTTTATCACAGGCACTACACAGGAGCTAGTTACCTCGCCTTGCAGCATGCAAGCAGGCAGGCAAATTTATAATGGCAAAGGTCAGCACTTGtcttttatttccctttttttctcctctgcaCAATGTTACTGGAGGCTGAATTTAGCAGTGCAGCTTCAGCAGAGTGTTTCCATATTTAGTTTGTTGATACACATGATAAAAGTTACAGTTATAGTAGTGTTACAACAGCACAGCGCAGCACACTGCTGCATGTGGGTGTTTGAGGAAGAAGAAATACACTGGTGAGATGGTTGTTTTATCTTCTGACACCACTTTGAAAGGTTCAGCTCAGGACTGCACCACAGTCTCAGCGTTAGGTCTCATTTATCAGCGCCTAATGCTCCTATTTATAATGGATAGTGTCTCACCAGGTGGTCTGGGCTAATATGGGATGTCTTCCTCTAACTCATGTTGTTGCTGACAGCTCTCTGCTGAGCCAAATCTACAGAAAGCCTCTACTGCCACTAGCCGCatacatcagcctttctgctgTGTGAAGAGGGGGTGCTTTGAAACTAAGCAACAGGCAGGTTTTAATGCTTGATTGCTGCATTCTGGGGCATTGTGCTAAGTGCTACCTCACTCCATTTTCACAGTGGAGTGCCATGCGGAGGCGCAAGCCTCTGCAATCTACAGCAATGCTGGAATTAACCTTTGCTCTCTTGTTAAGACTACATGTATATGACTTTATACATGCAGCTGCTAAACTGAGCTTTGCATGGACACTGTAGGCTGCAGGCTA
This is a stretch of genomic DNA from Maylandia zebra isolate NMK-2024a linkage group LG13, Mzebra_GT3a, whole genome shotgun sequence. It encodes these proteins:
- the vwc2 gene encoding brorin isoform X1, with translation MLHSVAMTAEVLFVLGFLMMSGALCNPIATLPVSQERLERVLTQAREDKHQDKQTAEEPLGYMAQEQPQEINAVGPNRTARSNLSSQARGSKGENSQELWSEQDSLNQIDEAPTSDVTLSLDAIDEYAYPDYRGKGCMDESGFVFAIGEQFTPGPSTCPCLCTDEGPLCSKPECPKVHPRCIKVDTSQCCPQCKEKKNYCEFRGKIYASLEEFKVSPCEKCRCEPSGEVLCSVAACPQTECVDPEYEPDQCCPICKGENAQRRDNTQRAAVLWLKSTFWCQRTMVRCFELIGRQQAKLLRGHGGDTGWPRGEDR
- the vwc2 gene encoding brorin isoform X2, with amino-acid sequence MLHSVAMTAEVLFVLGFLMMSGALCNPIATLPVSQERLERVLTQAREDKHQDKQTAEEPLGYMAQEQPQEINAVGPNRTARSNLSSQARGSKGENSQELWSEQDSLNQIDEAPTSDVTLSLDAIDEYAYPDYRGKGCMDESGFVFAIGEQFTPGPSTCPCLCTDEGPLCSKPECPKVHPRCIKVDTSQCCPQCKEKKNYCEFRGKIYASLEEFKVSPCEKCRCEPSGEVLCSVAACPQTECVDPEYEPDQCCPICKGGPNCYADTAVIPAGREVKIDECTICYCTYEEGTWQIERQATCSKNECQRS